GTTACGTTTTTTTGAGGTTACACAGAGAAGCACTGAGGAGCACAGAGTACCCCAGAGGGTTTTGGCAGAGAGATTTTTATGAAGGTTGTTAACTACAGTTTGTGCCTTGTTGTTTTTTTCCTGATCGGTTTTCCTGTCGGGGTGAACGCCCAGACCGTTCCCCACGAGCTTATTGTTAAACTGCGCCAGCCGGGACTTGTTACTGAAGAAAAAGGCGAATTTAGGCCTTCTCCCACGGTGTTTAAATCCGTTCAAAAATCCCTGATAACAGTCAGTCCCCTGTTCCGACCGGCATCTTCTTCGGGGAAGTCTCTTTCAAAACAGGCCCGCGCCTTTAAAAAGTCATTTTTTATCTTACGAACCAAGACATCCGTCAATTCGGACTCTTTGCTCCGGGTTCTTCGGGCATTACCGCAGGTGGAATACGCCGTCCGCAATCACCTGTTTCGGGTGGATTGGACGCCCGATGACCCGGATTTGAGCAAGCAGTGGGGACTCCGGAAAATTCAAGCCGAACAGGCGTGGAATGTGACCCGGGGCGATCCTTCCGTTCTTCTGGCGGTCATTGACACCGGAATCGATTACGATCACCCGGACCTGAAAAAGGCCATCTGGATCAATCCCGGCGAGGATTTAAATCACAATGGCCGGGTGGATTCCTCAGATTTTAACGGAGTGGACGATGACGGCAACGGGTTTGTCGATGACATTCAGGGATGGGATTTTGTGGATGCTCCCAATTATCCGGATGGCGGTGACTACCGAAATCGGGACAACAACCCCGCCGACGAGAACGGGCACGGAACAGCGGTGGCGGGAATTATTGCGGCAACAGCGGATAACGGAATCGGTGTGGCCGGTGTGGCTCCGGGCTGCCGGGTGATGAATCTTCGGGCCGGAACGAGCCGGGGCTTGCTGGAAGAAGATGACGTGGCAGCTGCCGTGATGTACGCCGTCGAAAATGGGGCGCGCGTAATTAATATGAGCTTTGGCGATGTGGCGATTACCCCGTTTTTGCGGGATGTCATTCAATTTGCAACCGAGAGTAACGTGCTCTGCGTGGCCTCGTCCGGGAACAGCGGTAACAGCAAAATGCACTACCCGTCCGGTTTGCCGCAAACCCTTTCCGTGGGTGCCTCAACGGCCTACGATGCCCGTGCCAGTTTTTCCACATACGGCATTTCACTGGATTTGGTGGCACCGGGGCAGCAGATTTTAACCACGCTTCGCAACAACTCCTACGGGGAAGTCAGCGGTACATCGGCAGCCGCTCCCTTTGTGACGGGCAGCGCCGGATTGGTGCTGTCGCAGCACCCGGATTTTTCGGCCGAAATGCTTAAACAGGTGTTGATTTCGACCGCTGACGATCTGGGAGAAGCCGGTTGGGATTCCACCTTTGGCGCCGGCCGCCTGAATGCATTCCGGGCCCTTGAGGTCTCCGATGCCCCGGTGGCTGAAATGACCTCTCCGAAAATGGATCAGGGGTTTTCCGGAGGCACGATCGAAATCACCGGAACCGCCTCATCTCCGCTGTTCCGCCAGGCCCGAATCAGCGTGGGCACGGGGGATAATCCTTCGGACTGGACACCCCTGAAAAGTCTGTCAACCTACCAGGTAATTGACGACACCCTGGCTGAATGGTCGGTCCCTCAAACAGCCGACACCAGCTTCACTCTTCGGCTACAGGTTTTAAATACGGATGGAACGGAGGCGGATGATTTCGTCCGCGTTTTTGTCGATCACACGGCGCCTGTCGTCAGGGATTCTCTGATTCTTCAGGCGATGCTATCGGGCAACCGACGGGTGCTTCTGGGCGAATTTGCCACCGATGATGTGTGTACAGCCGCGCTTTTTTACAGAGATCATTCGGATACGGGGCCGTTCCGGATGAAAAGTCTTCCCTTTTCAGGGCGAGCAAACAGCTTTTTAGTGGATCCGGTTTCATTTCCTGATCAGGGGGATTTTTACCTGACCCTCCGGAACCGAGCCGGACTCGTCCGACGCCTTCCAGAAGGAACGGGGCTGATTCATTTCGATTTGACCGATGCCTTTTATCCCCAAATTCTGGAAGAAACACGCCCCATCTCCGTTCCTTCCGGGTATCTTCTGCCCGATCTTACTGATTTTAATCAAAACGGGCAGCCGGAACTGGTTCTGAATCAGTACAAAAAAAACGGCCAGTCGTTTGGGCCGCTGGCTATTTACGAATGGAATGGCCGGGATTTCACGGAGGTCTATCAGACTCCTTATGTGGCGATTCCCAGAGACACGGGGGATGTCAACGGGGATGGGCACACCGAGCTGCTGGCCGGTGCCGGAGGAACCACCTATCTGTTTGCACGCGGCGCCGATGGCTGGCCTTCCCGGCTGGTCTGGTGGGATTCCACCGATGTATGGGCGAGTCGGCTGGCCGATCTGGACGGCGACGGCAAAAAAGACATCCTGGCGCGAAAAGGGTCGGTATTTACCCTCTTTCACAACGCGGGTGATTTTCAATTTGTGCCCACCGATTCCTTTCCGAATCCGACAGCCGGGACCAACGGCACGGGGGTTCCGCATGTGGAAATCGGGGATTTTACGGAAAATGGGCAAAAGGATCTCCTGTTTGGCGATTACGACGGTGATGTGTACCTGTACGAAGTGTCCCCCGGCGGAGCGCCAAGGGTGATTTGGACCGATCACCTGCCTCTGATGGACACCATTGATTTCCTCGCGTCCGGCGATTTTGACGGCAATGGCTCCACGGATTTTGCCGTGGGCTGCCATTCAAAACCCGACATCGATCTGGAGCACGTGTTTGACAACCGCCGGTGGTTGGTACGGATTTACACCCACGTGGCCGGCGACAGCTTTGCCGTGGCCTGGCAGCAGGAGTTTTACGGGTTTCACTCACCCAAAAATTTTCCGTCGGGAATGACGGCCGGGGACGTTACGGGCGACGGCCGTGCCGATTTGCTGCTGGGCTTTTACCCCAATTTTTACGTGATTCATTTTGATGCTGCCTCAGCCGCCTTCGTGCCTGTTTGGTGCGGCAGTCCCGCCCGGACAAATTCCGCTGTGACGGGTGATTTGGATGGTGATGGCCGGAACGAGCTGGTGTACGATTCGGGCAACGGACTGCAGCGGTTTCAACTGCCCGGAGGAACTCACATCAGACCCAAATTTTTTGAAGATTTTAAGGCAATTCCTCTGGACACCGAGCGGGTGGCTCTGAGCTGGAAAACGGTGGCAGCAGCCGTTTCATTCCGCATTTTTCGGGCGGAACTCAATGCATCCGATTCCATTCAGATTGGAAAGACCACGGCCGATACGTTTTTGGATTCTACGGCACACGAAGGGCAAATCTACCGCTACTGGATTCTGGCGGAAAAGAATCGGGAAACGCAGACATCCTCCCCCAAAATGGCGCGTCCGCACCGGCCGGTTCGGCTCGATTCTGCAAGGGCTGTTTTACCCAACCAATATCGGCTCTATTTTTCAGAAGGCATTTTGCCAAAGTCGGTTCAGCGGGAGTCCTTTACGCTTGTTCAGCCCGAACTTTCTTCTGTCAATCGAAAACGTCATCCGGTTTCGTTTGTGGTGGGGCATGGCGGCAGGGAAATTCTCCTGACGGATTCCCTGGAAAGCGTGCCGGCCGGAACCGTTCAGGTTTCGGTTTCCGCTCTTTCTGATTCGGAGGGGACGCCCGTGGATGTTCGTTTCCGGCGGGCGAAGATTGCAGTGCCCTCTCAAATTTACACGCCGTATATGACCCGGGCGGATTTTTTGCCGCCCAATCACATAAAACTCTGGTTTAATGAACCGATGGATTCTCTTTCGGCCGTTCTTCCGGATCACTACCGGATCACACCTTTTATCGCCGTTCTGAAGGCAAGCTGGAACCCGGCCGCACCGGATCAGGTCCTTCTTTCACTCGGACGCGATCGTCCGATCGGGGCACTGGGTGTGCGCTATCAATTGACCGTTCAGGGCGTCAAAAACCGACAGGGGATTTCTGTTGAAAAAGGACGCGGCGATCACAAAACCTTTCAGTTTTATCGAACGGATTTGTCTCGGGTATTCACGTACCCCAATCCGGTGCGTTTGGGAACGGATACAAAGGTGATTTTTGCCAATCTGACCCGAACCGCAACCATCTGGATTTTTAATCTCCAGGGACTTCGGGTGGCTTCGCTGGAAGAAAGGAATGGAGACGGCGGAACGGCCTGGGATTTGAAGTTGGCCAATGGTGAGTACGTACCCGCGGGAATCTACATTTTTCGGGTAACCAACGGATCGGAAACGAAAATGGGAAAATTTGCGGTGATCAAATGACAGATCAAAAAAAACCGTTTTTAGTTGTGGGAGTCACCGGCATTATGGGCAGCGGAAAGACAACCGTGAGCCGGTTTCTGGAAGAGAAGGGTGCCCGGGTCATTAACACGGATGCTCTGGCCCGCCGGCTGATGGAGAAGTCGGATGCGGTACGCGAAAAAATCCGACGGACCTTTGGCGAGGACAGCTACACACCGGACGGTCGTTTGAATGCGAAGAAAATGGCGTCGCTTGTTTTTGAAAATCCGGAAGCCCTTAACCGGTTGAACAGCATTGTTCATCCGGAAGTGATTCATGCCATTCGGGATGAAATCCGCAAACTGGCACAGGCCGATTTCCGCGGAATTCTGGTGGTAGATGCCCCCTTGATTTTTGAAACGGGTCTTACCGGTGTGATGGATGAAATTCTGGTCGTGGCGGCTTCTGAAGATGTGTGTGTACAAAGAGTGATGGCACGCAGCGGATTATCGGCAGAAGAGGTGCGGGCCCGCTTGCACAATCAATGGCCACTTGAGAAAAAAATCGCCCGGGCAGACCGGGTGATCTGGAACGATGGGACGCTTGAACAGTTGAAAGAACAGGTAGAAAAAATCTACCGGGACTGGCAAAAACGAATTCAATAGGAAAAATATGGGAAGATTTTTAAACCCCTCCTCCGGCCGATTTAAGGGATTTCTCCTTTTAAGTGCGGTTATGCTTATTCTGGTGCTTTTATTTTACACCAAAAGCATCGTGGAAGATTTGCGGGACGAGTCGCGTTCGATTATCGAGTTTTACGCCAATCTCTACGCCCGGGCGGCCTCCACGGAGAGCGACACCGATCTCAGCTTTATTTTTGATGAGATTATTCGACGGACGAATTTTCCGATCATTTACACCGACAAGGATAACAATCCGGTTTCCTGGAAAGGAATTGGGATCAAACCGGAAGATCGGCGGCCGGAAAGTCTGGTCAAAGTGAAAAAAATAATGGAGCGGATGAAAGAAATCGCAACGCCCATTCCCATTCACTACAAGGACATTACACTGGGGTACCTGTATTACGGAGATTCCGCTACCATTACCAAATTGATCTGGTTCCCGTACATTGAAATCGGCGTTATGGGACTGTTTCTGTTTATTGCCTTCATGGGATTTGCGGCCATTAAGCGGGGCGAACAACGCCTGATTTGGGTGGGAATGGCCAAAGAAACAGCCCACCAGCTGGGAACCCCGTTGTCCTCGCTCATGGGCTGGATTGAGCTTCTGGACGAACGCACAAAAAACGGAAAGGCTGTTTCCGACATAATCACGGAGATGCAGCAGGATGTGCTGCGGCTGCAAAAAGTGGCCACGCGTTTTTCTCAAATTGGCTCCCGCGCGGATTTGGAAGGGCGAAATTTGCAGGAGCTGATTCAAAATGTGGTCACTTATTTCAGACGACGTCTGCCCCAGTTGGGGAAGAAGGTTGAAATTACCCTGGAGATGACGGAACTCCCACCGGTAGCCATAAATCCCGATTTGATGGAGTGGGTGCTGGAAAACTTAATCAAGAATGCCCTGGATGCCCTGGATAAAGAAAACGGAAAAATAACGATCACAACCGGCCTTGTGGAAACGAATAAAAATCGCGTGTTTGTTGACATCTCGGATAACGGAAAAGGAATTCGGTACTCCGATCGGAAAAAGATTTTTAAGCCCGGATTCAGTACCAAAAAGCGTGGCTGGGGCCTGGGACTGAACCTGGCCAGGCGGATTGTGGAAGAGTACCATCACGGCCGTCTGACAATTCGGGAAACACGTCCCGGGGCGGGGACCACGATGCGCATCGAACTCCGGTTGGATTAAGTTGAGAGAGAACGACCCGAGATAGAGACGTGAGAAGTCCCCTCTAAAAAGAGGGGATTGAGGGGTGTGTCTCTCATCTTTTTTCTTCACAAAATTCCAATGGTCTAAAAATAGTGCATTCATGCAAGAATCACACTGCATTTTAATTAAAACGGAATCAGGATCCTCAAAAAATGACGGAAAATGAAAAACAACAGCCCCTTGTGGTAACAGATGAAAATTGGGAAGAGGTATTCTGGGAAATGGCGGCTGTTTCGCCCTATCTTGAAACGTATTTGAAGTCCTATCTTCAAATGTACACCAAACATCTGGGCCCGGATTGGGTCGAAAAAGTAAGCCAGTTTTTACGGCTGATTTACGGCGAAAACCCGGCGGAAGCCCTTGAATTTTATGAGCAGAATTTGTCCCACTATCCGCCCAATGCCTGGTTGATTATTTTTGTTGCGGACGCGGAGTGTTACCAGAAAGCCCATTACTTTGACGCGAGGCATCTGTACCGGCAGGCCGAAAAAGAACTCCCGGACTTTCCGAAAATTCATCTGGAT
The genomic region above belongs to Calditrichota bacterium and contains:
- a CDS encoding S8 family serine peptidase, with amino-acid sequence MKVVNYSLCLVVFFLIGFPVGVNAQTVPHELIVKLRQPGLVTEEKGEFRPSPTVFKSVQKSLITVSPLFRPASSSGKSLSKQARAFKKSFFILRTKTSVNSDSLLRVLRALPQVEYAVRNHLFRVDWTPDDPDLSKQWGLRKIQAEQAWNVTRGDPSVLLAVIDTGIDYDHPDLKKAIWINPGEDLNHNGRVDSSDFNGVDDDGNGFVDDIQGWDFVDAPNYPDGGDYRNRDNNPADENGHGTAVAGIIAATADNGIGVAGVAPGCRVMNLRAGTSRGLLEEDDVAAAVMYAVENGARVINMSFGDVAITPFLRDVIQFATESNVLCVASSGNSGNSKMHYPSGLPQTLSVGASTAYDARASFSTYGISLDLVAPGQQILTTLRNNSYGEVSGTSAAAPFVTGSAGLVLSQHPDFSAEMLKQVLISTADDLGEAGWDSTFGAGRLNAFRALEVSDAPVAEMTSPKMDQGFSGGTIEITGTASSPLFRQARISVGTGDNPSDWTPLKSLSTYQVIDDTLAEWSVPQTADTSFTLRLQVLNTDGTEADDFVRVFVDHTAPVVRDSLILQAMLSGNRRVLLGEFATDDVCTAALFYRDHSDTGPFRMKSLPFSGRANSFLVDPVSFPDQGDFYLTLRNRAGLVRRLPEGTGLIHFDLTDAFYPQILEETRPISVPSGYLLPDLTDFNQNGQPELVLNQYKKNGQSFGPLAIYEWNGRDFTEVYQTPYVAIPRDTGDVNGDGHTELLAGAGGTTYLFARGADGWPSRLVWWDSTDVWASRLADLDGDGKKDILARKGSVFTLFHNAGDFQFVPTDSFPNPTAGTNGTGVPHVEIGDFTENGQKDLLFGDYDGDVYLYEVSPGGAPRVIWTDHLPLMDTIDFLASGDFDGNGSTDFAVGCHSKPDIDLEHVFDNRRWLVRIYTHVAGDSFAVAWQQEFYGFHSPKNFPSGMTAGDVTGDGRADLLLGFYPNFYVIHFDAASAAFVPVWCGSPARTNSAVTGDLDGDGRNELVYDSGNGLQRFQLPGGTHIRPKFFEDFKAIPLDTERVALSWKTVAAAVSFRIFRAELNASDSIQIGKTTADTFLDSTAHEGQIYRYWILAEKNRETQTSSPKMARPHRPVRLDSARAVLPNQYRLYFSEGILPKSVQRESFTLVQPELSSVNRKRHPVSFVVGHGGREILLTDSLESVPAGTVQVSVSALSDSEGTPVDVRFRRAKIAVPSQIYTPYMTRADFLPPNHIKLWFNEPMDSLSAVLPDHYRITPFIAVLKASWNPAAPDQVLLSLGRDRPIGALGVRYQLTVQGVKNRQGISVEKGRGDHKTFQFYRTDLSRVFTYPNPVRLGTDTKVIFANLTRTATIWIFNLQGLRVASLEERNGDGGTAWDLKLANGEYVPAGIYIFRVTNGSETKMGKFAVIK
- a CDS encoding dephospho-CoA kinase, whose amino-acid sequence is MTDQKKPFLVVGVTGIMGSGKTTVSRFLEEKGARVINTDALARRLMEKSDAVREKIRRTFGEDSYTPDGRLNAKKMASLVFENPEALNRLNSIVHPEVIHAIRDEIRKLAQADFRGILVVDAPLIFETGLTGVMDEILVVAASEDVCVQRVMARSGLSAEEVRARLHNQWPLEKKIARADRVIWNDGTLEQLKEQVEKIYRDWQKRIQ
- a CDS encoding sensor histidine kinase — translated: MGRFLNPSSGRFKGFLLLSAVMLILVLLFYTKSIVEDLRDESRSIIEFYANLYARAASTESDTDLSFIFDEIIRRTNFPIIYTDKDNNPVSWKGIGIKPEDRRPESLVKVKKIMERMKEIATPIPIHYKDITLGYLYYGDSATITKLIWFPYIEIGVMGLFLFIAFMGFAAIKRGEQRLIWVGMAKETAHQLGTPLSSLMGWIELLDERTKNGKAVSDIITEMQQDVLRLQKVATRFSQIGSRADLEGRNLQELIQNVVTYFRRRLPQLGKKVEITLEMTELPPVAINPDLMEWVLENLIKNALDALDKENGKITITTGLVETNKNRVFVDISDNGKGIRYSDRKKIFKPGFSTKKRGWGLGLNLARRIVEEYHHGRLTIRETRPGAGTTMRIELRLD
- a CDS encoding tetratricopeptide repeat protein; translation: MTENEKQQPLVVTDENWEEVFWEMAAVSPYLETYLKSYLQMYTKHLGPDWVEKVSQFLRLIYGENPAEALEFYEQNLSHYPPNAWLIIFVADAECYQKAHYFDARHLYRQAEKELPDFPKIHLDLGLIFMLLGDWKQALTHYNQTFACAPNDPINTTDLQAKALFNQAIIYANYLHDVRKSAELLRSALEIRPDYEMAKRALKNMKQSII